Proteins from a single region of Kluyveromyces lactis strain NRRL Y-1140 chromosome A complete sequence:
- the YAK1 gene encoding serine/threonine protein kinase YAK1 (similar to uniprot|P14680 Saccharomyces cerevisiae YJL141C YAK1 Serine-threonine protein kinase that is part of a glucose-sensing system involved in growth control in response to glucose availability translocates from the cytoplasm to the nucleus and phosphorylates Pop2p in response to a glucose signal), which produces MGDKNSLWNPAFMASQQGASSSNQNQNFSQTQANTQNQGPEIAPDGPAGSSSNAGGNIYAGQQQGGNAAGGFQMQSPRQSIFKNPWQEIPQIPESQRSTMRKQSNFPLPTTYEEDNAVDESSQQFRRRNSSLVIPPARAAGPDPFLYEKQPFPNYNDAQRRQSVAVTGGSQLSPQQVTKPSQLRKPGINTAGYMAGSINSSVYPATAGAYMSTRGGSSSLPSSRPPSPIIIVPKFNKIFTRQDLNPVIHSTPKYRRASLSSKTVSPLMALTKSLTTTYSLCNDDFAYQTSKNPKRVLTKPNEGKYNNGHDNVNSDYILYVNDVLGVEHNRKYLVLDLLGQGTFGQVVKCQNLITKEILAVKVVKSKSEYLNQSVTEAKVLELLNRQIDPNNEHHFLRLHDTFVHKHHLCLVFELLSNNLYELLKLNEFHGLSMTLIKTFSKQLLDSLCVLKDSKLIHCDLKPENILLVSNDRPDLKVIDFGSACEETRTIYTYIQSRFYRAPEVLLGIPYSTGIDMWSFGCIVAELFLGIPIFPGNSEFDQVTRIVESLGMPPAWMCDMGKNSKKYFHKMNTTVEKKFRMKTIDEFNLEFAANEESVKRYVKHILFDDIIRNARISKRISGNPALVEREIKNRDCLLHFLRGVLNLNPLERWTPQQAILHPFITEEPFTGEWYPPGTIPKKSQTARNPSLQFDSVALDKLQLGD; this is translated from the coding sequence ATGGGGGATAAGAATAGCCTTTGGAACCCTGCGTTCATGGCTTCTCAGCAGGGAGCGTCGAGTTCGAATCAGAACCAGAACTTTTCTCAGACGCAGGCAAATACCCAGAATCAGGGCCCAGAGATTGCGCCTGATGGGCCAGCTGGGAGTAGCTCCAATGCAGGCGGGAATATATATGCAGGGCAGCAACAAGGCGGAAATGCGGCTGGTGGTTTCCAAATGCAGTCGCCACGTCAATCGATATTCAAAAACCCATGGCAAGAGATTCCCCAGATACCTGAGTCTCAGAGGTCTACTATGAGGAAGCAATCCAACTTCCCCTTGCCCACTACTTACGAAGAAGATAACGCTGTAGATGAATCCTCACAACAGTTCAGAAGGAGAAACTCATCTTTAGTAATACCACCTGCGCGTGCGGCAGGGCCTGATCCGTTCCTTTATGAGAAGCAACCGTTTCCCAACTATAATGATGCACAAAGAAGGCAGTCGGTTGCTGTCACTGGTGGCAGTCAACTTTCGCCACAGCAGGTAACGAAACCATCTCAGCTTAGGAAACCTGGAATTAATACTGCGGGATATATGGCTGGCTCCATAAATTCTTCTGTGTATCCCGCTACTGCAGGTGCATACATGAGCACGCGTGGCGGCTCAAGTTCACTTCCGTCGTCAAGGCCACCTTCTCCAATAATTATTGTCCCTAAATTCAACAAGATATTTACGAGACAGGACTTGAATCCCGTTATACATTCCACACCGAAATATAGACGTGCTTCATTAAGCAGCAAGACGGTCTCGCCGTTGATGGCTCTAACTAAGTCGTTAACTACCACTTATTCATTGTGTAATGACGATTTTGCATATCAGACATCAAAGAACCCGAAAAGAGTGCTAACAAAACCAAATGAGGGGAAATATAACAATGGACATGATAATGTCAACAGTGACTACATCCTTTACGTTAATGATGTGTTGGGGGTTGAACACAACAGAAAATATTTGGTCTTGGACCTTTTGGGTCAAGGAACTTTTGGTCAAGTTGTGAAATGTCAAAACTTAATAACAAAAGAGATTCTAGCAGTGAAAGTTGTGAAATCTAAATCagaatatttgaatcaGTCAGTCACTGAGGCTAAAGTTTTGGAATTATTGAACAGACAAATTGATCCTAATAATGAACATCACTTCTTAAGGTTGCATGACACGTTTGTGCATAAGCATCATTTGTGTCTTGTTTTCGAATTGTTGAGTAACAATTTATatgaattgttgaagttgaatgaATTCCATGGGTTGAGCATGACACTTATTaaaacattttcaaagCAATTATTGGATTCACTATGTGTCTTGAAGGACAGTAAGTTGATCCATTGTGATTTGAAACCGGAGAATATATTGTTGGTAAGCAACGATCGACCTGATTTAAAAGtcattgattttggatCTGCATGTGAGGAAACACGTACCATTTACACATACATTCAATCAAGATTCTATAGAGCTCCAGAAGTTCTTTTGGGGATTCCTTATTCTACCGGGATAGATATGTGGTCCTTTGGTTGTATCGTTGCAGAATTGTTTCTTGGTATACCTATCTTTCCCGGTAATTCTGAGTTTGATCAAGTTACAAGAATCGTGGAATCTTTGGGGATGCCACCTGCATGGATGTGTGATATGGGTAAAAACTCTaagaaatatttccataAGATGAATACCACTGTTGAGAAAAAATTTAGAATGAAAACCATTGATGAGTTTAACTTGGAGTTTGCTGCTAACGAAGAGTCAGTGAAGAGATACGTGAAACATATATTGTTCGATGATATAATTCGTAACGCAAGAATTTCGAAAAGGATTTCTGGGAATCCAGCacttgttgaaagagaaataaagaaCAGGGACTGCTTGTTACATTTTTTGAGAGGAGTGTTGAACCTCAATCCACTCGAACGTTGGACCCCACAACAGGCCATTTTGCATCCCTTCATCACAGAAGAACCTTTCACAGGGGAGTGGTACCCACCGGGTACcattccaaagaaatcaCAAACAGCTCGTAATCCTTCATTACAATTCGACTCTGTAGCGTTGGACAAGTTACAACTTGGCGACTAA
- the TIM17 gene encoding protein transporter TIM17 (highly similar to uniprot|P39515 Saccharomyces cerevisiae YJL143W TIM17 Mitochondrial inner membrane protein involved in protein import 16.5 kDa inner membrane protein required for import of mitochondrial precursor proteins), which yields MSADHSRDPCPIVILNDFGGAFAMGVIGGCVWHGIKGFRNSPLGERRAGAVSAIKARAPVVGGNFGVWGGLFSTFDCGVKAVRKREDPWNAIIAGFFTGGALAIRGGWKHTRNSAITCACLLGVIEGVGLMFQRYAAWQAKPMAPPLPDQPMQA from the coding sequence ATGTCTGCTGATCATTCGAGGGATCCTTGTCCTATTGTGATTCTTAACGATTTCGGTGGTGCCTTTGCTATGGGTGTCATTGGTGGTTGTGTTTGGCATGGTATCAAGGGTTTCCGTAACTCTCCACTAGGTGAAAGAAGAGCTGGTGCTGTCAGTGCAATTAAGGCCAGAGCACCAGTTGTCGGTGGTAACTTCGGTGTATGGGGTGGTTTGTTTTCTACTTTTGACTGTGGTGTTAAGGCCGTGAGGAAAAGAGAAGATCCATGGAATGCTATTATTGCCGGTTTCTTCACCGGTGGTGCTTTGGCTATCAGAGGAGGTTGGAAGCATACCAGAAACTCAGCTATCACTTGTGCATGTTTACTTGGTGTCATTGAAGGTGTTGGTTTGATGTTCCAAAGATACGCTGCTTGGCAAGCAAAGCCAATGGCCCCACCTTTGCCAGATCAACCAATGCAAGCTTGA
- a CDS encoding uncharacterized protein (no similarity), whose amino-acid sequence MTKSYRSRTGIRTKRQTRRLAPPSQQAKEPDRNVLPTYQYHNQYENQFEPVPITFYYVVFPQGESQNEPDGGTNNSQTHPNPLP is encoded by the coding sequence ATGACAAAATCATACAGATCTAGAACAGGAATAAGAACCAAGAGACAGACCAGAAGACTTGCACCTCCGTCCCAGCAAGCAAAGGAACCAGATAGGAACGTCCTACCAACTTACCAATATCATAACCAGTACGAGAACCAGTTCGAGCCGGTACCGATAACGTTCTACTATGTCGTCTTCCCACAGGGTGAATCACAAAATGAGCCCGATGGTGGAACGAACAATTCCCAGACGCATCCGAATCCACTTCCATAG
- the BIO2 gene encoding biotin synthase (highly similar to uniprot|P32451 Saccharomyces cerevisiae YGR286C BIO2 Biotin synthase catalyzes the conversion of dethiobiotin to biotin which is the last step of the biotin biosynthesis pathway complements E. coli bioB mutant) produces the protein MFVRRFSTSLIRAGAGATALKESVAGENVSAISYALSLNEPQHVWTKEQLAEIYHTPLMELMHQAQLQHRKWHDPTKVQLCTLMNIKAGGCSEDCKYCAQSSRYDTGLKAEKMISVEEVIKEAQIAKENGSTRFCLGAAWREMRGRKSALKRIGEMIGKINEMGMESCVTLGMVDETQAKQLKDAGLTAYNHNIDTSREHYPKVISTRSYDDRLQTIKNVQDAGIKACTGGILGLGETEDDHIGFVHTLANMSPHPESLPINRLVSIKGTPMHEELKKVSSKKLEFDEILRTVALARIVMPQAIIRLAAGRYTMKETEQFLCFMAGCNAIFVGKKMLTTMCTGWDEDKAMLSKWGLQPMESFSYSANKAPAEAACAGGQ, from the coding sequence ATGTTCGTTAGAAGATTTTCAACTAGTTTGATTCGTGCTGGTGCAGGCGCCACAGCACTCAAAGAAAGTGTTGCCGGCGAAAATGTTTCTGCAATTAGTTATGCACTATCTTTGAACGAACCACAGCATGTGTGGACCAAAGAACAATTAGCGGAGATTTATCACACGCCATTGATGGAATTGATGCATCAGGCACAATTACAACATAGGAAATGGCATGATCCTACCAAGGTGCAACTGTGTACATTGATGAACATCAAGGCAGGTGGATGTTCAGAAGATTGTAAGTATTGTGCGCAATCTTCACGTTACGATACAGGTCTTAAAGCAGAGAAGATGATATCTGTCGAAGAAGTGATCAAGGAGGCACAAATTGCCAAAGAAAATGGGTCGACGAGATTTTGTCTTGGTGCTGCTTGGAGAGAAATGCGTGGTAGAAAATCtgcattgaaaaggatTGGAGAAATGATTGGAAAGATTAACGAGATGGGGATGGAATCCTGCGTGACATTGGGAATGGTGGATGAAACTCAAGCGAAACAGTTGAAGGACGCTGGTTTGACTGCTTATAACCATAACATCGATACCTCGAGGGAACATTACCCAAAGGTGATCTCTACCAGATCATATGACGATAGATTGCAAACCATTAAAAATGTGCAAGATGCAGGTATTAAAGCTTGCACAGGTGGGATCTTGGGTCTTGGTGAAACTGAAGATGATCACATTGGGTTCGTTCACACTTTGGCAAATATGAGTCCACATCCAGAATCTTTACCTATTAATAGATTAGTTTCCATTAAAGGTACACCAATGCATGAGGAACTTAAGAAGGTCAGCAGTaagaaattggaattcGATGAGATCTTAAGAACCGTGGCACTAGCCAGAATTGTAATGCCACAAGCGATTATCAGATTAGCTGCAGGTCGTTACACGATGAAGGAAACTGAACAATTCTTATGCTTCATGGCAGGTTGTAATGCCATCTTTGTCGGTAAAAAGATGTTAACAACTATGTGTACAGGCTGGGATGAAGACAAAGCAATGCTTTCGAAATGGGGTCTACAACCAATGGAATCGTTTTCATATTCCGCTAATAAGGCTCCAGCTGAGGCAGCGTGTGCCGGGGGCCAATAA